One Xenopus tropicalis strain Nigerian chromosome 8, UCB_Xtro_10.0, whole genome shotgun sequence genomic window carries:
- the LOC116406989 gene encoding coiled-coil domain-containing protein 77-like — MERSDKVAKRLQLMAQRYEALEKRRNMEVEGYKTDIKLLRQRLKDVEKQLFKVTLNIGPDQDLAILDAVRQGNKKTQKFQGELRNLKAKICGLGNELRIG; from the exons atg GAACGTTCAGATAAGGTGGCCAAGCGGCTGCAATTGATGGCGCAGAGATACGaggctctggagaaaaggcgcaaCATGGAGGTAGAGGGCTATAAGACTGACATCAAGCTGCTGAGACAGCGGTTAAAGGATGTAGAGAAGCAACTATTCAAG GTGACGCTGAACATCGGGCCAGACCAAGATCTTGCTATTCTGGATGCAGTGCGGCAAggcaacaaaaagacacaaaaatttCAAGGGGAACTGCGCAACTTAAAGGCCAAAATCTGTGGCCTGGGGAATGAACTGAGAATCGGATAG